In a genomic window of Glycine max cultivar Williams 82 chromosome 13, Glycine_max_v4.0, whole genome shotgun sequence:
- the LOC100782638 gene encoding delta(7)-sterol-C5(6)-desaturase isoform X1, with the protein MMEDPTTLLNSEYSRLFGEDTDLYNRIVLGALLPHSVWGPLPRFLQTWLRNYLGGVLLYLLSGLLWCFYIYYWKRNVHVPKDAIPSQRAMLLQISVAMKAMPWYSLLPTVSEYLVETGWTKCYPRLYNVGWLAYLVYLAIYLIIVEFGIYWMHRELHDIKPLYKYLHATHHIYNKQNTLSPFAGLAFHPLDGILQALPHSLCLFFMPIHFTTHLALIFIEGVWTANIHDCIHGKLWPVMGAGYHTIHHTTYRHNYGHYTIWMDWMFGTLRDPEEDGGKAM; encoded by the exons ATGATGGAGGACCCGACAACGTTGTTGAACAGCGAATATTCGAGGCTGTTCGGCGAAGACACGGACTTGTACAACCGCATTGTGTTGGGCGCCCTATTGCCGCACTCTGTGTGGGGCCCACTCCCGCGCTTCCTCCAGACGTGGCTTCGCAATTACCTCGGCGGCGTTCTCCTCTACCTCCTCTCTGGGCTCTTGTGGTGCTTCTACATTTATTATTGGAAGCGCAACGTTCATGTCCCCAAAG ATGCTATTCCCTCTCAAAGAGCCATGCTCTTGCAAATATCTGTTGCTATGAAAGCCATGCCGTGGTACTCTTTACTTCCAACTGTTTCGGAGTACCTGGTAGAAACTGGCTGGACAAAGTGCTATCCTAGATTATATAATGTTGGTTGGCTTGCATACCTTGTGTATTTAGCAATTTATCTAATTATTGTAGAGTTTGGTATTTATTGGATGCACAGAGAGCTGCACGACATAAAACCACTTTACAAATATCTTCATGCTACCCATCACATCTACAATAAACAGAACACTCTCTCCCCTTTTGCTG GTTTGGCATTTCACCCTCTTGATGGGATACTTCAGGCATTACCGCATAgcctttgtttgttttttatgccAATCCATTTTACTACACATTTGGCCCTCATATTCATTGAGGGCGTTTGGACTGCAAATATTCATGATTGCATTCATGGAAAATTGTGGCCTGTTATGGGTGCTGGTTACCACACCATTCATCACACTACATATCGGCACAACTACGGCCACTACACCATATGGATGGATTGGATGTTTGGAACTCTTCGCGACCCCGAGGAGGATGGGGGCAAGGCGATGTGA
- the LOC100500190 gene encoding uncharacterized protein LOC100500190, with product MKVNIKETMEKEEEDRRREAAIASSSCLRPNFNPKGITQDQLSKFRELHKRRLQLKSKSKFKMKSKDRANKKSHGDVLSSQNGGTQGSNVDHKESNLWNDCEGFDSRYEDSKDDIPVMSAPKKQKLHWGLDTKNRWERKSNM from the exons ATGAAAGTGAACATCAAAGAGACaatggaaaaggaagaagaggatCGTAGAAGAGAAGCTGCAATCGCATCCTCATCCTGTCTCCGACCCAATTTCAACCCTAAAGGCATAACCCAAGACCAACTCTCAAAATTTCGT gAACTACACAAGAGGCGCTTGCAACTGAAGTCAAAATCGAAGTTCAAAATGAAATCCAaag ATAGGGCCAACAAAAAGTCACATGGTGATGTTCTATCAAGCCAAAACGGTGGAACTCAAGGTTCAAATGTTGATCACAAAGAATCAAACTTGTGGAATGATTGTGAAGGATTTGATTCTAGATATGAAGACTCAAAGGATGATATACCTGTGATGTCTGCACCAAAGAAGCAAAAGTTACATTGGGG gCTTGACACCAAGAACAGGTGGGAGAGGAAATCCAACATGTAG
- the LOC100782638 gene encoding delta(7)-sterol-C5(6)-desaturase isoform X2, with amino-acid sequence MLLQISVAMKAMPWYSLLPTVSEYLVETGWTKCYPRLYNVGWLAYLVYLAIYLIIVEFGIYWMHRELHDIKPLYKYLHATHHIYNKQNTLSPFAGLAFHPLDGILQALPHSLCLFFMPIHFTTHLALIFIEGVWTANIHDCIHGKLWPVMGAGYHTIHHTTYRHNYGHYTIWMDWMFGTLRDPEEDGGKAM; translated from the exons ATGCTCTTGCAAATATCTGTTGCTATGAAAGCCATGCCGTGGTACTCTTTACTTCCAACTGTTTCGGAGTACCTGGTAGAAACTGGCTGGACAAAGTGCTATCCTAGATTATATAATGTTGGTTGGCTTGCATACCTTGTGTATTTAGCAATTTATCTAATTATTGTAGAGTTTGGTATTTATTGGATGCACAGAGAGCTGCACGACATAAAACCACTTTACAAATATCTTCATGCTACCCATCACATCTACAATAAACAGAACACTCTCTCCCCTTTTGCTG GTTTGGCATTTCACCCTCTTGATGGGATACTTCAGGCATTACCGCATAgcctttgtttgttttttatgccAATCCATTTTACTACACATTTGGCCCTCATATTCATTGAGGGCGTTTGGACTGCAAATATTCATGATTGCATTCATGGAAAATTGTGGCCTGTTATGGGTGCTGGTTACCACACCATTCATCACACTACATATCGGCACAACTACGGCCACTACACCATATGGATGGATTGGATGTTTGGAACTCTTCGCGACCCCGAGGAGGATGGGGGCAAGGCGATGTGA
- the LOC100818957 gene encoding plastidic glucose transporter 4, whose amino-acid sequence MQASTFGVEGATFGVQERRGLVGFGEFRNGSVLRPRRVCMTKNNTDLCGLRLGSVTMETELTSARIGFGGIFGPSVKPRSVRVMASDGNIEDVVPATPQGKSSGNVLPYVGVACLGAILFGYHLGVVNGALEYLAKDLGITENTVIQGWIVSTLLAGATVGSFTGGSLADQFGRTRTFQLASIPLAIGAFLGATAQSVQPMIIGRLLAGIGIGVTSAIVPLYISEISPTEIRGALGSVNQLFICIGILLALVAGLPLAGNPIWWRSMFGIAIVPSVLLALGMAISPESPRWLVQQGKISEAEKAIKTLYGQERVAAVMNDLTTASQGSSEPEAGWLDLFSSRYWKVVSVGAALFLFQQLAGINAVVYYSTSVFRSAGIASDVAASALVGASNVFGTCIASSLMDKQGRKSLLITSFSGMAASMLLLSLSFTWKVLAPYSGTLAVLGTVLYVLSFSLGAGPVPALLLPEIFASRIRAKAVSLSLGTHWISNFVIGLYFLSVVNKFGISSVYLGFSAVCVLAVLYIAGNVVETKGRSLEEIERALSAST is encoded by the exons ATGCAGGCATCAACTTTTGGTGTTGAAGGAGCCACTTTTGGGGTTCAAGAGCGAAGGGGGTTGGTGGGTTTTGGAGAGTTCAGAAATGGGAGTGTTCTGAGACCCAGAAGAGTGTGCATGACAAAGAATAATACTGATCTTTGCGGGTTAAGGCTTGGTTCTGTCACTATGGAAACTGAACTAACTAGTGCTAGAATTGGTTTTGGTGGCATTTTCGGGCCCTCCGTTAAGCCCAGATCAGTGAGGGTTATGGCTTCTG ATGGAAACATTGAAGATGTTGTTCCAGCTACTCCTCAGGGCAAATCTTCTGGAAATGTTCTACCATATGTTGGTGTTGCTTGCCTCGGAGCCATTTTATTTGGTTATCATCTCGG GGTGGTAAATGGTGCCCTTGAATACCTTGCTAAGGATCTTggaatcactgaaaatactgtTATACAAG GCTGGATTGTCAGCACACTACTTGCTGGTGCCACTGTTGGTTCATTTACTGGTGGATCATTGGCTGACCAATTTGGAAGAACTAGGACTTTTCAATTAGCCTCAATCCCTCTAGCAATTGGAGCATTTCTTGG TGCTACAGCCCAGAGTGTTCAGCCAATGATCATTGGTCGCTTACTTGCTGGTATAGGAATTGGTGTTACATCTGCTATAGTACCACTATACATATCTGAG ATTTCACCAACTGAAATTCGTGGTGCGCTAGGATCTGTTAATCAACTTTTTATATGCATTGGGATTCTTCTGGCACTGGTGGCTGGGCTGCCTCTGGCAGGAAACCCTATATG GTGGCGGTCAATGTTTGGCATTGCAATAGTTCCATCTGTGCTGTTAGCACTAGGAATGGCAATTTCTCCAGAAAGTCCACGCTGGCTTGTTCAG CAAGGCAAAATCTCTGAAGCTGAAAAGGCTATTAAAACACTCTATGGACAAGAAAGAGTTGCTGCAGTTATGAATGACTTAACAACAGCAAGTCAAGGTTCATCAGAACCTGAAGCAGGGTGGCTTGATCTGTTTAGTAGTCGATATTGGAAAG TTGTCAGTGTTGGGGCAGCACTTTTCTTGTTCCAGCAGTTGGCTGGAATAAATGCTGTAGTGTATTATTCAACTTCTGTGTTCCGTAGTGCTGGAATTGCTTCTGATGTTGCAGCAAGTGCCTTGGTTGGCGCATCAAATGTTTTTG GAACTTGTATTGCTTCCTCCTTAATGGACAAACAAGGAAGGAAAAGTCTCCTTATCACAAGCTTTAGTGGGATG GCTGCTTCTATGTTGCTTCTTTCTCTGTCTTTTACATGGAAGGTTCTTGCTCCATACTCTGGCACCCTTGCTGTTCTTGGGACTGTTCT CTATGTCCTATCCTTCTCTCTTGGTGCTGGTCCTGTGCCTGCCCTTCTTCTACCGGAGATATTTGCTTCTAGAATTAGAGCAAAAGCAGTTTCTTTGTCATTAGGCACACATTGG ATCTCCAACTTCGTCATCGGCCTCTACTTCTTGAGTGTTGTAAACAAGTTTGGTATCAGCTCCGTGTACTTGGGATTCTCGGCTGTCTGTGTTCTTGCTGTTTTGTACATAGCTGGTAATGTTGTTGAAACAAAGGGTCGATCATTGGAGGAAATAGAACGTGCTCTCAGTGCTTCAACATGA